The nucleotide window TCCTACTTTTATCCATTCCATATTAGTCTCTAAATTTGGTGTAATATAAACTTTTTACCTCGGGACTAATAATTTTCGTATGAATTGGAAGATCTTAGTTAATGGAGTGCCAATCTATACTAGTTTGGGTTTCGTAGGCTTTTGTAATATCGTATTGATGGACATTGACGATAAATATTTGATTTATGACCCGGGGCACTTTGGAAATAGGGAAGTCTTGTTAAAAGCATTAAAGGACAGTGGATTATCCCCATTAGACATTGATGGGGTTATACTATCACATATGCACTATGATCATTCTCTTAACTCACTATTATTTCCGAACGCCAAAGTTTACACTACTAGGGAGGAGGTTGAATACACAAAAAACACTCCAGATAATTATTCAGTTACTTACCTACCAGATCTTTTAAGGGAGAGAATAGTTCTAGTAAAGAATAATGAACAACTAGATGGTCTGAAGTTTATTCTATTGCCTGGTCATACAGGTGGAAGTTTGGGTGTAATGTATAAGGACACCATTTTCGTTGGAGATGCCATTAAATACATTATTGACGCAAAAAATGGTGAAACGTCATTTGCGTATTACGATATTACAGAAGCTAATAAGAGCATTAGAAAAGTATTAAAACTTGCCAATAAAGTAGTACCTGGTCATGATGCTCCATTTACTATAGTAAGAGATTCCAATAAGATAGAGATCATTCCAGATTCGGATCTGATTAACAAGGAATTTACCGTATACACCAGAAGTGACGAACCTAAAATACTCATTAGAAGAGTCTAATTCAGTTAAAACTTTTACAGCAAAATCGAGTAGTAGTTTTAGGAAATTCCCTTATCATAAAAAGTCAAAATATTTATCCATGTATTTATAAATATCTTTCATTGTACTTCTTAATATTATAGCTTATCAATAAGCATTTCTCATCTAACCAGGAAAGATTTATTATATATTTTTAATGTAACGTAAAAGTGTAACGATTTTCCTATAAATGCTAATCGAGTTATAGAAGTTCATGAATAATATTTATTGTTAAGGAGCGATTCGGGTTTGCTTTACGATTTCAATTTATTTCTATAGAATCCTTTAGAATAATTGATTCTACATTTCAAAGACTAATAAGGGACAAGCGTGAAGGAATATCGTGTTAATAGTACCAATAGAACAAACCATTATGCTCTCCCTAATATACTTCTTAAAGACGCATTATAAAACATATGTACACAATAATTTCTTCATTTAATTACCCTTAATCAGATGAGATATTACCATTTGTAAAGGAAACTTGAATATTCTTTAAAATATAAACACACTAACTTGATTTGTAAATCTTTATTGGATTTTCTAATCTACCTATCTTCTCGACTTCAGCTACCATTAGTGCGCTTTCAATTGGCTTTAGGTTAAACTCAGAAGCGTCAGAAACGTTAGTATAACCAATGCTTCCAGTAGATATTACACTAAACGGGGGAATTGTAACTATTTTTGATAGCTCTGATAGTATTTCCTCTATAGAGAATATAAATTCACTTGAATACCCATCTTGTACTAATTCACCATTGTAATAACTTCTCATCCTTAAGGAGTTAACATCGCCTATCTCTTCCTCGGTGACAATATAAGGTCCTATTGGAGCAAAGGTATCCCTAACCTTATTCCTAAAATGAGTACCCCTCATTAATAGCTTCTTAACATTACCATCTGTAGGATCTCTTCGCATAGCGTAATACGAGTCTTCCTTTAGACCGGGAGGATAAGTTATATCATTAAATACCGTATATCCTAGGATATATTTCTTAACATCGCTTCTGCTCACGTCTTTCATTTTGAATCTGGTTATAACTCCAATTTCCACCTCGGGTCTTATGGCATCCGGGGGAGATATAATAGGCTGTCTATGAGCTATTGCCACAGTGGGGAGTTTTATGAAAAATTTCGGACTTTTCACCA belongs to Saccharolobus solfataricus and includes:
- a CDS encoding MBL fold metallo-hydrolase; translated protein: MNWKILVNGVPIYTSLGFVGFCNIVLMDIDDKYLIYDPGHFGNREVLLKALKDSGLSPLDIDGVILSHMHYDHSLNSLLFPNAKVYTTREEVEYTKNTPDNYSVTYLPDLLRERIVLVKNNEQLDGLKFILLPGHTGGSLGVMYKDTIFVGDAIKYIIDAKNGETSFAYYDITEANKSIRKVLKLANKVVPGHDAPFTIVRDSNKIEIIPDSDLINKEFTVYTRSDEPKILIRRV
- a CDS encoding fumarylacetoacetate hydrolase family protein; this encodes MVRYVSFYVGNLRKIGVVEGNYVYEISEIGKEEERGNSYRLDEINVDIPIQPSAIICTLVNSPKMVGVNDKNEAKEMVKSPKFFIKLPTVAIAHRQPIISPPDAIRPEVEIGVITRFKMKDVSRSDVKKYILGYTVFNDITYPPGLKEDSYYAMRRDPTDGNVKKLLMRGTHFRNKVRDTFAPIGPYIVTEEEIGDVNSLRMRSYYNGELVQDGYSSEFIFSIEEILSELSKIVTIPPFSVISTGSIGYTNVSDASEFNLKPIESALMVAEVEKIGRLENPIKIYKSS